A section of the Humulus lupulus chromosome 2, drHumLupu1.1, whole genome shotgun sequence genome encodes:
- the LOC133815059 gene encoding uncharacterized protein LOC133815059 — protein MSQDQELSISDMIKTLVASTIQTQVILQSIEASLKNLENTMGQIATSLNNLEFQQLTQDSIKSLENQVGLLATSYNRLEAHLSNKLPSQPEMNPKENASAVTLRSGKQYDPPSPPMPSKMSSKPQVDCLVDEDVPPKPTSPTQPTPKPTFVTPPPFPSRLKKTKREEVDKEILDTFRKVEVNIPLLDAIKQASHYAKFLKELCTNKRKLRGNEKVSVGENVFVVLQKKLPPKCKDPDTFTIFCTIGNKRIERCMLDLGASINVLPFSIHASLNLGQLEETGVIIQLPDRSNAYPRGVIEDVLVQVNELVFLANFYVLDMEDESIPCSISILLGRPFMKTARTKIDVHDGTLTMEFDGETIRFNIFEAMRYPSDVHVVYSLDVLDILSQRVLDLHNEDCLEVALREHVVLTDEDFSDEIMDVIIALNSDFDKTFPCKA, from the exons ATGTCACAAGATCAGGAACTATCAATTTCAGATATGATAAAAACTTTGGTGGCTTCAACTATACAGACCCAAGTTATTCTTCAGAGTATAGAAGCATCCCTCAAGAATTTGGAAAATACTATGGGACAAATTGCTACATCATTGAATAATCTTGAG TTTCAACAACTTACCCAAGATTCCATCAAAAGTTTGGAGAATCAGGTGGGACTACTAGCGACATCATATAACAGGTTGGAAGCTCATCTGTCTAATAAATTGCCTTCACAACCTGAGATGAATCCCAAGGAGAATGCTAGTGCTGTAACTTTGAGAAGCGGGAAGCAATATGATCCACCTAGTCCTCCAATGCCTAGTAAAATGTCATCCAAGCCACAAGTTGATTGCTTGGTTGATGAAGATGTGCCTCCAAAGCCAACCAGCCCTACACAACCAACCCCCAAGCCTACTTTTGTCACCCCACCTCCTTTCCCAAGCAGACTGAAGAAGACTAAAAgggaagaggttgacaaggaaATTCTTGATACATTCCGCAAGGTAGAAGTGAATATTCCTCTTCTTGATGCTATTAAACAAGCATCGCATTATGCCAAGTTTTTGAAAGAATTGTGTACTAATAAGCGTAAGTTGAGGGGTAATGAAAAAgttagtgtgggggagaatgttttTGTAGTTCTTCAAAAGAagcttccaccaaagtgtaaggatcctgATACTTTTACTATCTTTTGCACTATTGGTAATAAGAGAATTGAGCGTTGCATGTTGGATTTAGGAGCCTCTATAAATGTCTTGCCATTCTCCATTCATGCTTCATTGAATCTCGGTCAACTTGAAGAAACAGGGGTGATTATTCAACTTCCTGATAGGTCGAATGCTTATCCCAGGGGTGTAATAGAAGATGTTTTAGTTCAAGTGAATGAATTGGTGTTTCTAGCAAATTTCtatgttcttgatatggaagatgaatcTATTCCATGCTCCATTTCAATTTTGTTGGGAAGACCATTCATGAAAACTGCAAGAACCAAGATTGATGTGCATGACGGTACATTGACCATGGAATTTGATGGGGAGACAATTCGATTCaatatttttgaggctatgaggTATCCAAGTGATGTACATGTTGTTTACTCTCTTGATGTGTTGGATATCCTTTCTCAACGAGTCTTAGATTTGCATAATGAAGACTGTTTAGAGGTTGCGTTGAGAGAGCATGTTGTGTTGACCGATGAAGATTTTTCTGATGAGATCATGGATGTCATAATCGCACTCAATAGTGATTTTGACAAGACTTTTCCTTGTAAGGCTTAA